In Toxoplasma gondii ME49 chromosome VIII, whole genome shotgun sequence, a single genomic region encodes these proteins:
- a CDS encoding hypothetical protein (encoded by transcript TGME49_272730) produces the protein MDANGAFLPTLLSQERVDRFSSSSLPSQNSTSVYAPPRAFAQTASFPSSFSSYQNAHFPTSSFPPSLPASSLPPASFPPPPASPSPLTLRDFLQLLGESVAVLEGLRLLLLQLLQWGGEVGSVIRASTFLHKFLSLLARLLRFLLSPLSRIWQWVPFLLVRKQSAHDQPTREPLPPSVSSYGDRRAGNSGILPDAQSSRALAHTFQNAWRSAGGVHTPWGAYRSSQGWYGSEFADAKSNGDEADYNSKSGAYFQAIGTERKSGRGRFPPAWRTSVTGAAWLWRGRSGVVVYSALVLVLAYKLHSLWKKYGFAATSLRKKRNDLLLASSSQEAASSANGPSVAACADASASSSFSSSSLSTTPGAEEGREMLALETEAQKARMDRLVDGGSSLSLCSPQRSATNLVASEGEKTPPVWKLDASEAPPPFAGRLDRRSSSASGGNGEEATGEKESGEDEKEKREGDTEEEGEAAREEEREDEREDGRKEERKEGSDEGNEEERNEGRDDKEPTEKPGECRVHTVTCDELEALHLRQQEQTDRLNFHGETRGGTACDVDGIASRSVRIEKLEETSSSSDACEDPGVGSHSPAERYCASPTTASTAPAIFADGQPCGETADPPSSVHVPFCEDSSSTLLLKQSASSPSSTLLSSAFSAPLPSSSSSSRPSSCSSSAASSPLLCQPDDTVTEGLVGRASETLPNSGTEVSGVCTRLLGTQKRTTPAFEVNPFLSLLSSTDPEMASVSEKRDPAFPFITRENTLPSSNLESAFPSLESLTNWQVQPTFQTGDRRKQQDKSAEDLSKTSVATLSYEGQGSSPPPQTYQVSSSLLSPSPASSSSDSSPTSFSSSSALPSSSSSTIAPLSLPHTPLPSFLPLSAFLPSSTGAVLGEVEGTRDYHSRLIFGDRLRPACPSLPENPETSSGSLEELSRMTSGLDEGRGAGREEGVNSVHQKKAKKSSRKRSEGTLGTLNRNACVGRSLEAEKTGRIRKKDKGEDPDLRATAESIWRSQQEDLRALLGVCTPQQGRRDIRRVR, from the exons ATGGATGCTAACGGAGCTTTCCTTCCAACCCTTCTATCTCAGGAGCGAGTAGATCGTTTTTCTAGCAgttcgcttccctctcaGAACTCCACCTCTGTCTATGCGCCACCGCGGGCTTTTGCGCAGAccgcttcgtttccttcttcgttttcctcttaCCAGAACGCCCATTTCCCcacttcttcgtttcccccTTCGCTTCCAGCCTCTTCACTGCCTCCCGCCTCGTTCCCTCCTCCGCCTGCCTCTCCGTCACCACTGACACTGCGAgattttctgcagctgctcggCGAGAGTGTCGCTGTCCTGGAGGGTTTGCGGCTCCTGCTTTTGCAGCTCCTTCAGTGGGGCGGAGAGGTTGGCAGCGTGATCCGCGCCTCCACTTTTCTCCACAAGTTCCTGTCCTTGCTCGCCCGCCTGTTGCGGTTTCTTCTGTCACCGCTGTCCAGGATCTGGCAATGGGTACCTTTCCTGCTGGTCAGGAAGCAAAGCGCTCACGACCAGCCAACGCGTGAACCCCTTCCGCCCTCGGTGAGCAGCtatggagacagacgagcaGGCAACTCGGGGATTTTGCCTGATGCGCAGTCTTCCCGCGCCTTGGCACACACCTTTCAGAACGCTTGGCGGTCGGCcggaggtgtacatacaccctgGGGCGCCTACCGTTCCTCTCAGGGGTGGTATGGGTCGGAGTTCGCGGACGCGAAATCGAACGGTGACGAGGCGGACTACAACTCGAAGTCGGGTGCCTACTTCCAGGCAATCGGGACAGAACGCAAGTCGGGAAGAGGGCGGTTTCCGCCAGCTTGGAGGACTTCGGTGACAGGCGCGGCATGGCTGTGGCGCGGGCGCAGCGGCGTGGTGGTCTACTCTGCGTTAGTCTTGGTTCTTGCCTACAAACTCCACTCACTTTGGAAGAAGTACGG GTTCGCTGCAACT TCTTtgcggaagaagcgaaacgacCTACttcttgcgtcttcttcccaaGAAGCCGCTTCGTCTGCAAATGGCCCTTCGGTCGCAGCCTGTGCTGACGCATCGGcatcctcttccttctcttcgtcttctctctcgacaacGCCTGGCGcggaagaggggagagagatgTTGGCTCTCGAGACCGAAGCGCAAAAGGCAAGAATGGATCGACTCGTGGACGGCGGTagctctctgtcgctctgctcACCTCAAAGAAGCGCCACAAACCTCGTCGCTtccgaaggagagaagacgccccCTGTGTGGAAGCTCGACGCCAGTGAAGCGCCTCCGCCTTTCGCAGGTCGCCTCGACAGACGATCCTCCTCGGCCAGCGGCGGCAACGGCGAAGAGgcaacaggagagaaagaaagcggagaagacgaaaaagaaaaaagggaaggagacacggaagaagaaggagaagcagcaagagaagaagagagagaagacgaaagagaagacggaagaaaagaagaaagaaaagaaggaagcgacgaaggaaacgaagaagaacgaaacgaaggaaggGACGACAAAGAACCAACTGAGAAGCCAGGTGAATGTCGTGTACATACTGTGACATGCGACGAACTCGAGGCTCTCCACCTGAGGCAACAAGAGCAGACCGATCGACTGAACTTTCAtggggagacgcgaggcggaactgcatgcgacgtcGATGGGATCGCCTCGAGGAGCGTTCGAATTGAAAAGCTGGAGGAAACCTCCAGTTCTTCAGATGCCTGTGAGGACCCCGGTGTCGGTTCTCACTCGCCGGCCGAGAGGTATTGTGCTTCGCCGACAACGGCCTCAACCGCACCTGCTATCTTCGCTGACGGACAACCTTGTGGGGAAACAGCGGACCCCCCATCCTCAGTTCACGTTCCCTTCTGTGAAGATTCGTCATCGACTCTTCTGTTGAAACAatcagcttcttctccatcttcaaCGCTCCtgtcctctgctttctctgctcccttgccgtcttcgtcttcctcttctcgtccatcctcctgttcctcttctgctgcctcttctccgcttttaTGTCAGCCAGACGACACCGTTACTGAAGGCCTCGTTGGAAGAGCCTCAGAGACATTGCCGAACTCCGGAACGGAGgtttcgggtgtctgtacacgtTTACTTGGAACGCAGAAGCGAACCACGCCGGCATTTGAAGTCAATCCGTTTTTGAGTTTGCTCTCGAGCACAGATCCCGAGATGGCGAGTGTGTCGGAAAAGCGAGACCCCGCTTTTCCTTTTATAACGCGCGAGAACACTCTCCCATCTTCAAACCTTGAAAgcgcttttccttccttAGAGTCGCTGACGAACTGGCAGGTTCAACCGACATTTCagacgggagacaggaggaaacaGCAGGACAAGAGTGCAGAAGATCTTTCTAAAACCTCCGTCGCCACACTCTCTTACGAGGGTCAAGGCTCCTCGCCGCCACCGCAGACTTATCAagtctcttcatctctcctgtctccttccccggcttcttcctcatctgaCTCTTCACCAACgtcgttctcgtcttcttccgctcttccttcctcttcgtcttccaccatcgctccgctgtctcttcctcacaCGCCTCTCCCGtcatttcttcctctctctgcgtttctcccttccaGCACAGGCGCTGTCCTGGGAGAAGTGGAGGGAACGCGCGATTACCACTCCCGCCTTATATTCGGAGACCGCTTACGGCCAGCCTGTCCTAGCCTTCCAGAGAACCCCGAGACTTCTTCTGGCTCTCTGGAAGAACTCAGCCGTATGACGAGCGGActcgacgaaggaagaggtgCTGGCCGAGAGGAGGGAGTGAATTCAGTTCAtcagaagaaagcgaagaagtcAAGTCGCAAAAGAAGTGAAGGAACCCTCGGGACTCTGAACCGTAATGCATGCGTTGGGCGTTCCctcgaggcagaaaaaactgGACGGATtcggaaaaaagacaaaggtGAAGATCCCGATTTGCGCGCGACAGCCGAATCCATCTGGCGCTCTCAGCAGGAGGACCTGAGGGCCCTCTTGggcgtatgtacaccccagcAGGGACGCCGAGACATCCGCCGAGTACGATGA
- a CDS encoding hypothetical protein (encoded by transcript TGME49_272760), whose product MFVENMSVSSAHASPSQESGYVLSPACASPPSSSSLPPSSSSLPPSSSSLPPASSSQPPASSSQPLLASCSLSAAHLSLLPACVSLESLSEEDRRLVAQFRVSLEALTGSMESIVAASDALLFRGNYPVVHCLLGAWMDAFKAQSDSEKLLFLLYVLNDALQKSASRRCLCLLQLALAPLRAFCVEVAQRHAGILDASSRVFKILKVRRVFGNNENGDAICAAFLALLQGAPSVSLPPVSPETLKLSPLESRTSASSPPTSGLPAFASPHAPSAAAGGASAFAPPGVATASSAPCLPAAIDSFSLQFPSKNDAAVAAYVDALFPEEMGETRFRGAVKEALEAIRAVQSAIADKGLARLKQEQQLAQLTREKKLLEEQQRQKRVKFSKCGVLPEDEATAVLDLERENEEAAQKRLLAHSAATRAKLRVLLELEWNQRIDLQERLASLAETVESRMEAVLARHVRCREVKTIVDRALHTTLRQQASKGVGGQPSTAPSSTSPSSSSASSPSSLSSAVLPRGPSENSEPPASSVSSSGGGSAEQEIAS is encoded by the exons ATGTTCGTCGAAAACAtgagtgtctcctctgctcaTGCGTCCCCCTCGCAAGAGAGTGGATACGTCCTCTCGCCTGCTtgcgcttcgcctccttcttcttcgtctctgcctccttcttcttcgtctctgcctccttcttcttcgtctctgcctcccgcttcttcgtctcagcctcccgcttcttcgtctcagcCTCTGCTGGCATCTtgttcgctgtctgctgcgcatctgtcgctgctgcctgcctgtgtttctctggagagttTGAGTGAGGAAGACCGTCGCTTGGTTGCTCAgtttcgggtgtctctggaAGCCTTGACAGGTTCGATGGAGAGCATCGTGGCTGCAAGCGACGCGCTGCTGTTCCGAGGGAATTACCCAGTGGTGCACTGCCTCCTCGGCGCCTGGATGGACGCGTTCAAAGCCcagagcgacagcgagaagcttctctttctcctctacGTTCTGAACGACGCACTGCAGAAGAGCGCAAGTCGCCGgtgcctgtgtctcctccaaCTCGCGCTGGCGCCGCTTcgcgccttctgcgtcgaGGTGGCGCAACGCCATGCGGGGATTCTCGACGCGAGTTCCCGCGTTTTCAAGATCTTGAAGGTTCGGCGAGTCTTTGGAAACAACGAGAATGGAGACGCTATCTGCGCagctttcctcgctctcctccagGGCGCTCcgagtgtctctcttccacctGTCTCCCCGGAGACGCTCAAACTGTCTCCGCTCGAGAGCAggacttctgcgtcttctccgccgaCTTCCGGTCTGCCCGcctttgcttctcctcaCGCGCCCTCCGCCGCTGCGGGAGGCGCGAGTGCGTTCGCGCCTCCAGGTGTAGCTACAGCTTCCTCGGCGCCTTGTCTGCCTGCGGCCATCGACAGCTTCAGTCTGCAGTTTCCCTCCAAAAACGACGCAGCCGTCGCAGCGTACGTCGACGCTCTGTTTCCGGAAGAAAtgggagagacgcgtttcAGAGGCGCAGTCAAGGAGGCTCTCGAGGCGATTCGCGCCGTTCAGTCCGCCATTGCAGACAAAGGCCTCGCGAG GCTAAAACAGGAGCAGCAGCTTGCGCAGctgacgcgagagaagaaacttctggaagagcagcagagacagaagcgcgtCAAGTTCTCCAAATGCGGAGTGCTTCCGGAAGACGAGGCGACGGCGGTGTTGGACCTCGAGCGAGAAAATGAAGAGGCTGCTCAAAAACGCCTTCTCGCGCACAGCGCAGCCACCCGCGCGAAGCTACGAGTTCTCTTGGAACTCGAGTGGAATCAGAGAATCGATCTACAA GAGCGACTCGCGAGTTTGGCGGAGACAGTCGAATCCCGCATGGAGGCCGTCCTTGCTCGCCATGTTCGTTGCCGAGAAGTGAAGACAATTGTCGATCGCGCGCTTCACACTACGCTTCGTCAGCAAGCCTCCAAAGGCGTCGGTGGTCAACCATCCACTGCGCCCTCTTCgacgtctccttcctcttcttccgcttcgtcgccttcttcgctttcgtcaGCAGTTTTGCCTCGGGGGCCTTCCGAGAATTCAGAGCCGcctgcctcctctgtctcttcctcgggaGGGGGGAGCGCAGAGCAAGAAATTGCTTCGTGA
- the POLR3B gene encoding DNA-directed RNA polymerase III RPC2 (encoded by transcript TGME49_272740~Gene product name based on ToxoDB Community Expert Annotation.), translating to MESRCSPSVEMTGKKRVSPAPAAVVSGEVDPLASLSPRLGGLKNWRDTTQNESEKTSGDASASSPSSSTRLRFPYGASVPSDRRIPYCRPPGGRSSASSRPSSSPSAAPSAVPSAVPPASPASLETREEGGRAKKSVRFASVPKKSADSSSSCNATVADPYASGKPVCTVPDKWRLLPAFFAAKGLVHQHIESYNFFVDTELQNILRAPSNRLVKSDVDPSFFIEFLNISVGTPRYEEGMILQRLTPRICRTREITYAAPVFVDAEYSKGDEIIRRKHVEIGSIPVMLRSRVCVLHGKDPQTLQRLGECPFDPGGYFIVKGTEKVLLMQEQLSKNRIIVETDMKHNVCATVTSATAESKSRTAVVLKNNKLYLRHNSFLDDLPACIVLRAMGTETDQEIMQMIGAGGALADVTGNTAQEAVSLSLQDCHTENVLTQQQALLWVGSRIRPKMQAKGFFTPVARGALLSERGGAGRSAKSVVDEAVDVLHRVVLSHIETTGSDFRAKTRFLCLMIRRVLDAASDPSLMDDKDYYGNKRLELAGQLLSLLFEDLFKRFCTHVKKQADYALSRYHQARGGAGGLGSRKDEVPYPDCFRNLPTDIITRGMQTALSTGNWTIKRFRMERSGVSQVLSRLSYIATLGMMTRINSQFEKGRKVSGPRALQPSQWGMLCPCDTPEGESCGLVKNLALVTHVTTDEDPTPISSLAFCLGVEDADAISGEELHDRGTYLVMLNGALLGVHRRPRQLMKNIRLLRRHGEVGEFVSVHVNEAHKTVYIASDGGRLCRPLIVVDSGRPRLLPTHMAQLENGEMCFMDLLRSSILEWIDVNEENNLLIALREEDITAETTHLEIDPLTLLGVVAGLIAFPNHNQSPRNTYQCAMGKQAMGAIAYNQFNRCDTLLYLLVYPQKPLCKSRTLDLVHFEQLPAGQNASVAIMSFSGYDIEDAIVLNRGAVDRGFGRCFALRRYSVELKKYFNGSTDRTFPPPVAQASGPGSGKAASGLHRKSFFPGGRGAVSRRFEALEDDGVVRVGELLEEDQVYVHKFSPTNTREHVSDPLQLDNSLYAPSFARYKTVVPSYVERVVCTDNSDGCRTYKVMMRQTRLPELGDKFSSRHGQKGVVGLIAPAEDLPFAESGWCPDLIMNPHGFPSRMTVGKMMELIAGKSALQVGACQYGTAFGGVGVETLGEILAAHGFHYSGKEYLTSGITGEALQTYVFAGPIYYQKLKHMVQDKIHARGRGPRQLLTRQPTEGRAKEGGLRLGEMERDCLVAYGSSALLMERLMLSSDVFEASVCSTCGLMGYEGWCPYCKSGKHVAPIRMPYACKLLFQELMSMNVCPRLHIKEM from the exons aTGGAGAGTCGCTGTTCTCCGTCTGTCGAGATGActgggaagaagcgagtctCTCCGGCGCCTGCGGCCGTCGTCTCGGGTGAGGTTGACCCTCTTGcctccctctcgcctcgcctcgGAGGTCtgaagaactggagagacacgacgcaaaacgagagcgagaagacgtcTGGTGAtgcctccgcctcttctccctcttcgtcgacgaGGCTGAGGTTTCCCTACGGCGCGAGCGTTCCTTCCGACCGAAGAATCCCCTACTGTCGCCCACCTGGGGGTCGTTCCTCTGCGAGCTCgcggccttcttcgtcgccttctgccgcTCCTTCTGCCGTTCCTTCTGCCGTTCCTCCGGCGTCCCCagcttctctggagacgcgcgaggagGGCGgccgcgcgaagaagagcgttCGATTTGCCTCCGttccgaagaagagcgccgattcttcttcttcttgtaATGCGACTGTGGCAGATCCTTACGCGTCGGGGAAGCCTGTCTGCACTGTGCCGGACAAATGGCGCTTGCTTCcggccttcttcgcggcgAAGGGACTGGTGCACCAACACATTGAGTCGTACAATTTCTTCGTGGACACTGAGCTGCAGAACATTCTCCGCGCGCCTTCCAATCGGCTCGTGAAGAGCGACGTCGACCCGTCGTTCTTCATCGAGTTCCTCAACATCTCCGTCGGAACGCCGCGCTACGAGGAAGGCATGATTCTGCAGAGACTCACACCGCGGATTTGCCGCACCCGCGAAATCACCTACGCGGCGCCGGTCTTCGTCGACGCGGAGTACAGCAAAGGCGACGAAATCATCCGCAGAAAGCATGTGGAAATCGGCTCGATCCCCGTCATGCTCCGAAGccgcgtctgcgtcctccACGGCAAGGATCCTCAAACCTTGCAGAGACTCGGCGAGTGCCCTTTCGACCCTGGCGGCTACTTCATCGTCAAGGGCACAGAAAAG GTTTTGCTGATGCAAGAGCAACTCTCGAAGAACCGAATCATCGTGGAG ACGGACATGAAGCACAACGTCTGTGCGACGGTGACGTCGGCGACGGCAGAGTCGAAGTCGCGGACGGCCGTGGTCCTGAAGAACAACAAGTTGTATTTGCGGCACAACTCGTTTCTGGACGACttgcctgcatgcattgtACTACGCGCGATGGGGACGGAGACGGACCAGGAAATCATGCAGATGATTGGCGCTGGCGGGGCGCTCGCAGATGTGACGGGGAACACCGCGCAGGAGGCGGTTTCGCTCTCGCTGCAGGACTGCCATACAGAAAATGTCCTGACTCAGCAGCAGGCGCTGTTGTGGGTCGGTTCGCGGATTCGGCCCAAGATGCAGGCGAAGGGATTTTTCACTCCGGTCGCGCGCGGCGCGCTGCTGTCCGAGCGCGGCGGCGCAGGCCGGAGCGCGAAGTCTGTGGTTGACGAGGCAGTGGACGTTCTGCACCGCGTAGTTCTGTCGCACATCGAGACGACGGGGAGCGACTTCCGCGCAAAGACGAGGTTTTTGTGTTTGATGATTCGTCGTGTGCTCGACGCGGCGAGCGACCCGTCGCTGATGGACGACAAAGACTACTACGGAAACAAGCGCCTGGAGCTCGCCGGGCAGctgctctcgctgctctTTGAAGATCTGTTCAAGCGGTTCTGCACCCATGTGAAGAAGCAAGCGGACTACGCCCTCAGCCGGTACCACCAGGCGCGAGGCGGTGCAGGCGGCCTCGGATCGAGGAAGGACGAGGTGCCGTACCCCGACTGCTTCCGGAATCTGCCGACAGACATCATCACGCGCGGCATGCAGACGGCTCTGAGCACGGGGAACTGGACGATCAAGCGGTTTCGCATGGAACGCTCGGGCGTCTCGCAGgtcctctcgcgtctgtccTACATCGCAACTCTCGGGATGATGACGCGGATCAACTCGCAGTTCGAGAAAGGTCGCAAAGTCTCCGGACCGCGAGCGCTGCAGCCTTCGCAGTGGGGCATGCTCTGTCCCTGCGACACACCTGAGGGCGAGTCCTGCGGCTTGGTGAAGAACCTCGCGCTGGTGACTCACGTGACGACGGACGAAGACCCAACGCCGatctcgtctctcgccttctgcctcggAGTCGAAGACGCCGACGCCATCAGCGGCGAGGAACTCCACGACCGCGGAACGTACCTGGTCATGCTCAACGGCGCGCTTCTCGGCGTCCACCGACGACCTCGCCAGCTGATGAAGAACATTCGCTTGCTGCGGAGACACGGCGAAGTCGGCGAGTTCGTCTCCGTCCATGTGAACGAAGCGCACAAGACAGTGTACATCGCCTCCGACGGCGGGAGACTCTGTCGGCCGCTGATCGTCGTGGACTCCGGTCGTCCGCGACTCTTGCCGACGCACATGGCCCAGCTCGAGAACGGCGAGATGTGTTTCATGGACCTTTTGAGGAGCAGCATTCTCGAGTGGATCGACGTTAACGAGGAAAACAACTTGCTCATCGCCctcagagaggaagacatcACTGCAGAGACGACACACCTCGAAATCGACCCGCTGACGCTCCTCGGCGTCGTCGCCGGCCTCATCGCGTTCCCAAACCACAACCAGAGTCCGCGAAACACATACCAGTGCGCCATGGGCAAGCAGGCGATGGGCGCGATCGCCTACAATCAATTCAACAGATGCGACACCCTCCTCTACCTCCTCGTGTACCCACAAAAACCGCTCTGCAAATCCAGAACTCTCGACCTGGTCCACTTCGAACAGCTCCCGGCAG GTCAGAATGCAAGTGTGGCGATTATGAGTTTTTCTGGCTACGACATTGAAGACGCGATTGTGTTGAATCGGGGGGCGGTGGATCGGGGATTCGGGCGTTGCTTCGCGCTGCGGCGTTACTCTGTGGAGCTGAAGAAGTACTTCAACGGATCGACGGATCGAACCTTCCCACCGCCTGTCGCGCAAGCCTCCGGGCCAGGGAGCGGTAAGGCGGCGTCGGGACTGCACCGAAAGAGTTTTTTCCCGggcggcagaggcgcggTTTCTCGTCGCTTCGAGGCGCTGGAAGACGACGGCGTAGTCCGCGTCGGCGAACTCCTGGAAGAAGACCAAGTGTACGTCCACAAGTTCTCGCCGACCAATACTCGGGAACATGTGAGCGACCCTCTGCAGCTGGACAACTCGCTGTACGCGCCGTCATTTGCGCGGTACAAGACGGTCGTTCCTTCCTACGTCGAGCGCGTCGTCTGCACGGACAACTCGGACGGCTGTCGAACCTACAAAGTGATGATGCGCCAGACGCGGCTGCCGGAACTCGGGGACAAGTTCAGCTCTCGACACGGCCAAAAGGGTGTCGTGGGCTTGATTGCCCCGGCCGAAGACCTGCCGTTCGCCGAGTCCGGATGGTGTCCAGACTTGATCATGAATCCGCACGGCTTCCCCTCGCGCATGACGGTCGGCAAAATGATGGAGTTGATCGCGGGGAAGAGCGCCCTGCAAGTCGGCGCCTGTCAGTACGGCACAGCCTTTGGAGGCGTCGGGGTCGAGACGCTCGGCGAGATCCTCGCGGCTCACGGCTTCCACTACTCGGGGAAGGAGTACCTGACGTCGGGCATTACCGGCGAGGCGCTGCAGACCTACGTTTTTGCCGGACCCATCTACTACCAAAAGCTGAAGCACATGGTCCAGGACAAGATCCACGCGAGAGGCCGCGGACCGCGGCAACTTCTCACGCGACAGCCGACGGAGGGTCGCGCCAAGGAAGGCGGCCTACGCCTCGgcgagatggagagagactgcCTCGTCGCTTACGGAAGCAGCGCGTTGCTGATGGAACGCCTGATGCTCAGCTCCGATGTCTTCGAGGCGAGTGTCTGCTCGACGTGTGGCTTGATGGGCTACGAAGGCTGGTGCCCGTACTGCAAAAGTGGAAAACACGTCGCGCCGATCCGCATGCCTTACGCATGCAAGCTCCTCTTCCAAGAACTCATGAGCATGAACGTCTGCCCCAGGCTGCACATCAAGGAAATGTAG